A stretch of the Zeugodacus cucurbitae isolate PBARC_wt_2022May chromosome 6, idZeuCucr1.2, whole genome shotgun sequence genome encodes the following:
- the LOC105209846 gene encoding uncharacterized protein LOC105209846 isoform X5 yields MKNMDKNAGGDGSDGKSGVGVGLGGGGSGKAGSSASGGGGAGVHDPSALLDAASLFAYWGRDPTSAAAAASNPLFNSQFNAAAAAGLGLLQNPASAANDRYSIAAAAAAAASHHHQNTMAVAASQAASLASLHPASELNCWWSMAQLAAQDYFTRLQASGLSPFAHPDVMAAFGPAALGLGGAAGTGGTGVNSAGGGVGALGAGTGGSNVGSGSSSSSSSKSSKSRKEKRQQQQQAQQQQQQNLAAAAAAAAAAAVSANPAAALAGMHGLVGAGGSLNPSSMGMGGSGSTGNTTGVGGSSGGSSSSYKSSSTSYSKPSVSPVLPPPPGSAYDPVQLHKELLAMQVAAASGGSSSSSSSKKSSSHHHTQSHQSSSNNNSGGGGIGGGSGGSSGLGMSSGASSSLGGSNNNNSNKNSPMSNVGNAAMHHLSALGGNVGGSNSTAHHINALMSPHGSLGGSSGMGSGGSNMGASSSGGSNSSASSSKAERDKNNASLNALSSLSQFGALGMSPQQSMQAAMNAFAASNPAAAAAAAAAASAAVGGGKGGKDYMPSGILSAALEGNDHQSLLGVRLPPDTEIIKYTSSIVGPKIPGTTSRGRKKTISDEQQQQQQLLAQQQQLQQQQLQKQELDATNALSSLLSIPGLSPAKRARLEMEYAAMAAAVNVAQQQQHQQQQQQQQAQQQQQQQQAQQQQQQQQQAQQQQQAQQQLQQQHQHALNVAAASGFGGIGVGGTNTTTAAQAAAAAAAAAAALGQLSGPAAAAALSASGLGMGAPMGLSGLGGLGALGGLGNPTGRLDPHTLGATTLSATPSNSRDSSTDRVEVIKLPPTITSNGAYNLSNKNKDLLDLTGDNSSGAGVNLSMKSSSSTATTNATTASSALIGTAANPIMIEDYDAPLNLSMKPADKQSSSACMSSSMVGGSSDYNSPVNMGGTVAVPAGSGGSNSLQSLTSITAALGGGSSTPLPGSGASSSGGNAGSSGSGGSSGGGGGSGGERSGQPPFKEGRPRNLGRGVSKPKKNTVASLLAQSRAVGIKPMLATQQLLQQGADLEKIRQALNEANAQLDLSTDSESVAAESGLSESESEDANILNVTELRVPLDLGWKRETVIRGLTKAGQIRGEVVYYAPGGTVPLKNIGQVISHLEKNPSKLTRDNFSFSSRAIVGSFLQPAPPPYANDGEYIRMTDEDVAKRLEDLKIFTRQTLNVEQRIEIAKQQQAIRDAKKQQKEEMARNKEKARQEKNEKLEQQRKEKELKNQQMIEARKKRQEELERIKQEELLKKQQEKEKKRQEAILAKEQELQKQKEALLAAEMERERRRQHMALVRQLEARRKFVEREKKKHQMILDRLILREKRMAIRKRDTEILAQIRKPNEDSEVAHPYELPELERIGGNRLPGQAMADLLMVYEFLHNFGETLGFDMESLPSLQNLHDALISDSNPDAEEELLSVMTHLLVCAIEDPGIPNPGRHTTLLGQSLRNADITNSNVSEILRIYLYATATGEIRQLHGITMDRERERRIPDHHQVDADTASHSGKNAEYYKLLHENETWKLSHSLKNRPFVALNPTRKAQILAHLCNDLLMNKAVLKQIDGSLETCAQMRKERYMTDMKVRKYKALHQRKARIEAYEKAQAEREAAMQAAIAAQQKADAERMQKEAEAAAAAAEAAANAAAAATTNAAEQEKQCEENDGDSGAAVDGANGGETPANSNTNNASPVDAEHNNNNSSGATNNGEHHNKNENDISAANVEKMDVDGDVTIINNCDEANTVKSEKDNQSLPLPADAGAPAIVGANNLADSSLPHGLPTPALPNVFDGLKYDVSPTKSYNSDNAVTPNKQAKLDESVVCVPAYQNGIASMPAGLPGVCTTTAMAHAATPSDLSNLLPKKAGNDDQPISTDVGLDDDLSDLESDITNVEEDEDTRLSADELQKKLDKILRASMNCKELLEKSTNQLRATCFGQDRFWRRYWKLPKAGGIFIEALESAQNDIFHYQEILEVEAEEARAAKLLNGESEAKQECKEEDAEEADDEGADTENADEGAEVDSKESGNACKNTEEEDKSMEATATTLTAKESEEKMQVDDVAEVTTPTPSVINNNNNTNGNVCNMTPTAVIDDDDDDVVLTSKDEPEIVDLRDDDDDDDDVVHTATIPAPKRMDIDVDNYMSKKPHVDAATISTKTDFEAEIKIPAIPAQFNAAIAAAAAAAAAAANANATNTTVTNAIGDKNCDKNEIAMLTSSASGSASPMTMPTPTSTPMPMPMPLPMPLPAATGLPVSANNTIVSYNSNNNSINTITSGTGSTVGVMDVSSTTAAIIDSVVKAEDLKKEDDCIIVSATSGDDALFKQPTQGHPWEVQNVVPFFNVTLDECKVDPTKFVQECILSLSGLDEKQMEAKIREYEEKMVLAASAPSEGADADTAVASPFDSKNCLPRQRLKSEEAAESGDEEEEDEQKYESDCKPSTSAAAAAKSTSSPVIKTDAVKSEENDEERTEEKKFFPYLNDTKVESGVDCKPHKDVNDAAAGEAKEHDFNTVRLEIRMDDIAGMSIQNLANMSLQNLTTFLQYDVQTPLSMTPEEQLQLEKVKKEGFPKKLVGSYVSRDRRYGWWKVDTFEMLQRVIDSLDPSGLRERDLQENLLRFMQQEDPPTIGIKYPLASKPGEDVPYLQPDKPHDWNPKIAKRTELALLDQLEALEDKIASASMQLKNWQLPPRIENEINLELEDVTEEDFISIIPMIRERIIDLEANIERRYLKPPLGSQTGDAHLAVIAQNQHTTTQTQNSAAAAAFLLQMQQQQAAAAQQQLINMQSQQTQNVINASAFNERAMAIAAANAAAAAAAAGNASGDAAGGHTANTSGNNSGGDSPASNCDSEKDEKVENVPKGLASWRDAVSRSHTTAQLAMALYVLESCVAWDKSIMKAYCQFCTSGENEDKLLLCDGCDKGYHTYCFKPKMDNIPDGDWYCYECVNKATNERKCIVCGGLRPSPVGKMIYCDLCPRAYHADCYIPPLLKVPRGKWYCHGCITKAPPPKKRTSSKPRRDRDSSKRRDRHSNSSTSSNIDLQQQHQQQQQQHHQYQHQSQHQQQHHQLQLQQQAAVLAQAQAMAAASAEHHLHNSSQLSLNSSHDESMTSLPTPLSPAHSIASTSFDEQHNNSIDATRFQYQHQQQHQQHQQQQQYQQMVGGNATTLAVGMPVGVGVGKGAPTTMLPDASGTTSLVHNNMIGAHLTNNDHATTDSCVDGAPANALLNPITGSVMPPMFNNAAPSGYATPPSSQLSQTPHAPLSAGGALVPHVTPTTLPTVSTAVGGASPMPVNYMPLTASQQQQLAQLQMNSNGGVQLPPPSSPYNATAQSPLPPPTLLPPTSAISTSPQPATTLPLIMPPTGMVQQQHQQPQLSPLLQSSILSPQHSSNHVPTANQMHSPRASTPTQHSPQTVGHNSQSQSPATHQFGGLSPMSQCGTPQPPPPLNIHAVQEAKEKLKQEKKEKHATKKLMKELAICKTLLGEMELHEDSWPFLLPVNTKQFPTYRKIIKNPMDLSTIKKRLQDLTYKSREDFCVDVRQIFDNCEMFNEDDSPVGKAGHGMRKFFELRWAELTDKHS; encoded by the exons ATGAAAAACATGGACAAAAATGCCGGCGGCGACGGCAGCGATGGTAAATCGGGTGTCGGCGTCGGTCTGGGTGGGGGCGGCAGTGGTAAGGCCGGCTCTAGCGCCAGTGGGGGCGGTGGAGCCGGAGTGCACGATCCCTCCGCATTGTTGGATGCTGCCTCGCTATTCG CTTATTGGGGCCGTGATCCAACAAGCGCTGCCGCAGCCGCTTCCAATCCGCTATTCAATTCACAATTCAATGCTGCCGCAGCAGCCGGCTTGGGCTTGTTGCAGAATCCGGCTAGCGCAGCAAATGATCGATATTCGATAGCAGCTGCTGCAGCGGCCGCCGCATCACATCATCATCAGAATACCATGGCAGTGGCGGCATCTCAGGCGGCCAGTTTGGCTAGTCTGCATCCAGCAAGTGAGTTAAACT GTTGGTGGTCTATGGCCCAACTGGCAGCTCAAGACTATTTCACCCGCCTGCAAGCTTCCGGCCTCTCGCCGTTCGCACATCCTGATGTGATGGCCGCCTTTGGGCCAGCAGCACTGGGTCTTGGCGGTGCGGCCGGTACCGGTGGTACAGGCGTCAACAGTGCTGGTGGCGGTGTCGGTGCTCTGGGTGCCGGTACGGGTGGCAGTAATGTTGGCAGTGGCAGCAGTTCTTCGTCAAGCAGTAAATCAAGTAAATCCCGCAAAGAGAAAcgtcagcaacagcagcaggctcaacaacagcaacaacagaatTTAGCTGCAGCtgcagcggcggcagcagccGCGGCTGTTAGTGCTAATCCGGCCGCGGCTTTGGCTGGCATGCACGGTTTGGTGGGTGCGGGCGGTTCGCTTAACCCCTCCTCGATGGGTATGGGTGGTAGTGGCAGTACAGGCAATACCACTGGTGTTGGTGGTAGCAGTGGCGGCAGTAGTTCGTCGTATAAA TCGAGTTCAACCAGCTATAGCAAACCATCTGTGAGTCCGGTTTTACCGCCGCCACCCGGTTCGGCATACGATCCGGTGCAGCTGCACAAAGAATTGTTGGCAATGCAAGTGGCAGCCGCGTCTGGTGGCTCTTCCAGTTCCTCATCGTCGAAGAAATCCTCATCACATCATCACACACAGTCTCACcagagcagcagcaacaacaatagcggtgGTGGTGGTATCGGCGGTGGCAGTGGTGGTAGCAGTGGCTTAGGCATGTCCAGTGGCGCTTCCTCTTCGCTtggcggcagcaacaacaataactctaATAAAAACTCACCCATGAGTAATGTCGGCAATGCGGCCATGCATCATTTGAGCGCTTTGGGTGGCAATGTGGGCGGCAGCAATTCCACGGCGCATCACATAAATGCGTTAATGTCGCCGCACGGTTCATTGGGTGGCAGCAGTGGCATGGGCAGCGGTGGCAGTAATATGGGTGCTAGCAGTAGTGGTGGCAGCAATAGTTCGGCTTCGAGCAGTAAAGCAGAACGTGACAAGAATAACGCTTCGTTGAATGCGCTCAGCTCGCTTTCGCAGTTCGGTGCGCTCGGCATGAGCCCACAGCAGAGCATGCAGGCCGCAATGAATGCGTTCGCCGCATCCAACCCTGCAGCTgcggccgcagcagcagcagccgcgtCGGCAGCGGTCGGTGGTGGCAAAGGTGGCAAAGATTACATGCCAAGTGGTATACTCAG TGCTGCACTGGAAGGAAA CGATCACCAATCCTTACTGGGTGTACGACTGCCGCCCGATACGGAGATTATCAAGTATACATCATCGATTGTTGGTCCCAAAATACCCGGTACTACTTCACGTGGTCGCAAGAAAACTATTTCTgacgaacaacaacagcaacaacaattactcgcacaacaacaacaactgcagcaacagcaattgcaAAAGCAGGAGTTGGACGCCACAAATGCGCTCTCCTCGCTACTCTCCATACCGGGACTGAGTCCGGCTAAGCGTGCACGCCTTGAAATGGAGTATGCTGCAATGGCGGCAGCGGTGAATgtagcacaacagcaacaacaccagcagcagcagcaacaacagcaggcgcaacaacaacagcagcagcaacaagcgcaacaacagcaacagcagcaacaacaggcgcagcaacagcaacaagcacaacaacaattgcaacaacagcatcaGCATGCTTTGAATGTTGCCGCAGCTAGCGGTTTTGGTGGTATCGGTGTTGGTGGCACAAATACCACTACCGCAGcacaagcagcagcagcggcggcagctGCAGCGGCAGCGCTTGGACAATTGAGTGGTCCGGCCGCAGCGGCAGCTTTGAGTGCCAGCGGACTTGGGATGGGTGCACCGATGGGCTTGTCCGGTCTCGGAGGATTGGGTGCTTTGGGCGGCTTAGGCAATCCAACCGGTCGTCTGGATCCGCATACACTGGGCGCAACCACTCTTAGTGCCACGCCTAGCAATAGTCGTGACTCATCGACGGACCGTGTTGAAGTGATAAAACTACCGCCAACGATCACCTCGAACGGCGCCTACAATTTatcgaataaaaacaaagacttGCTTGATTTAACGGGCGACAATAGCAGCGGTGCTGGTGTGAATCTCAGCATGAAATCATCCAGTTCCACTGCCACGACTAATGCCACAACAGCATCGTCAGCGCTAATCGGTACCGCGGCCAATCCCATAATGATCGAGGATTACGATGCGCCATTGAATTTGTCCATGAAACCCGCTGATAAACAGAGTTCCTCCGCCTGCATGTCATCCTCGATGGTGGGCGGCAGTAGCGACTACAATAGTCCGGTGAATATGGGCGGCACTGTGGCGGTGCCTGCCGGCAGTGGTGGTTCGAATAGTTTACAAAGCTTGACTTCGATTACAGCAGCGCTGGGCGGTGGTAGTAGCACACCGCTGCCTGGTAGCGGCGCCAGCAGTAGTGGTGGCAATGCGGGCAGTAGTGGTTCGGGCGGTTccagcggcggcggtggcggtagTGGTGGTGAACGTTCAGGGCAACCGCCTTTTAAGGAGGGGCGGCCGCGCAATCTCGGACGCGGCGTGTCGAAACCGAAGAAAAACACCGTCGCCTCATTGCTGGCACAGTCACGTGCTGTGGGCATCAAACCGATGCTAGCCACTCAGCAGTTGCTGCAGCAAGGCGCTGATTTG GAGAAAATCCGTCAAGCGCTAAATGAAGCGAATGCACAACTGGATCTTTCGACCGACTCCGAAAGCGTTGCCGCCGAAAGTGGGCTCTCCGAGTCGGAGAGCGAAGATGCCAACATTCTAAATGTAACCGAACTACGTGTGCCACTCGATTTGGGTTGGAAGCGAGAGACAGTCATACGTGGCCTAACCAAAGCGGGCCAGATACGCGGCGAAGTCGTTTACTATGCGCCTGGTGGCACAGTGCCGCTAAAGAACATTGGTCAAGTGATCTCT CATTTGGAGAAGAATCCATCGAAGTTGACGCGTGACAATTTCAGCTTTTCTTCACGTGCTATAGTCGGTTCATTCCTACAACCCGCACCACCGCCATACGCCAACGATGGCGAGTACATACGCATGACCGATGAAGATGTGGCGAAGCGTTTGGAggatttgaaaatattcacacgTCAAACTCTGAATGTCGAGCAACGCATCGAGATTGCTAAGCAACAACAGGCCATACGCGATGCGAAGAAACAGCAGAAGGAGGAAATGGCGCGCAACAAGGAAAAAGCACGGCAGGAAAAAAACGAGAAGCTTGAGCAGCAACGAAAAGAAAAGGAGTTAAAAAACCAGCAAATGATTGAG GCGCGCAAGAAGCGTCAAGAAGAACTAGAACGTATCAAGCAAGAGGAGCTGCTCAAGAAACAACAG gaaaaagaaaagaaacgtCAAGAAGCTATTTTAGCTAAAGAACAG GAactccaaaaacaaaaagaagcgTTACTTGCTGCCGAAATG GAACGTGAACGCCGTCGTCAACATATGGCACTTGTGCGTCAGCTGGAGGCGCGTCGCAAGTTTGTCGAGcgtgagaagaagaagcatCAAATGATTTTAGACCGTCTGATATTACGTGAGAAACGTATGGCTATACGAAAGCGTGATACTGAAATTTTAGCACAAATAAG AAAACCCAATGAGGACTCTGAAGTTGCACATCCATACGAGTTACCCGAATTGGAACGCATTGGAGGAAATCGTTTGCCTGGGCAAGCGATGGCTGATCTGTTGATGGTATACGAGTTCTTGCATAACTTCGGCGAAACCTTAGGATTTG ACATGGAGTCACTGCCCAGTCTGCAGAATCTGCACGATGCACTGATTAGTGACAGCAATCCCGACGCGGAGGAAGAGCTGCTATCTGTGATGACTCATTTGCTGGTGTGCGCCATCGAGGATCCGGGCATACCGAATCCGGGACGTCACACCACACTGCTTGGACAATCGCTGCGTAACGCGGACATCACGAATTCGAATGTTTCGGAGATATTACGCATTTATCTGTACGCCACCGCTACCGGTGAGATACGTCAACTGCACGGTATAACAATGGATCGTGAGCGCGAGCGTCGCATACCCGATCACCATCAGGTGGACGCCGATACGGCTTCGCATTCCGgtaaaaatgccgaatactatAAATTGTTACATGAAAACGAGACTTGGAAATTATCGCATTCCCTGAAGAATCGTCCGTTCGTCGCATTGAATCCCACACGAAAGGCACAAATACTCGCACATCTCTGTAACGACCTGCTCATGAATAAGGCAGTGTTGAAACAGATCGACGGCAGTTTAGAAACATGCGCGCAGATGCGCAAAGAGCGATATATGACCGACATGAAGGTGCGCAAGTACAAAGCGCTGCATCAACGCAAGGCACGTATTGAGGCCTACGAGAAGGCACAGGCCGAACGCGAGGCCGCAATGCAAGCAGCTATTGCCGCACAGCAGAAAGCCGATGCCGAGCGCATGCAGAAGGAGGCAGAggcagcagcggcggcagccGAAGCCGCAGCGAATGCCGCAGCGGCCGCGACCACTAATGCTGCGGAACAGGAGAAACAGTGTGAAGAGAATGATGGCGATAGCGGGGCAGCAGTTGATGGGGCCAATGGTGGCGAAACCCCGGCTAATAGTAACACTAATAACGCCTCACCGGTTGATGCGgaacataataacaacaacagcagcggggCCACTAACAATGGTGAGCATCACAACAAGAACGAGAACGATATAAGCGCAGCAAATGTCGAGAAAATGGACGTTGATGGCGATGTGACCATCATAAATAATTGCGATGAAGCTAACACCGTGAAAAGCGAAAAGGATAATCAATCACTACCTTTGCCCGCGGACGCTGGTGCACCAGCCATAGTTGGCGCGAACAATCTGGCTGATTCATCATTGCCACATGGGCTGCCCACGCCCGCGTTACCCAATGTCTTCGATGGACTTAAATACGATGTGAGTCCCACAAAGAGTTACAACAGTGACAATGCGGTCACACCCAACAAGCAGGCGAAGCTAGATGAGTCCGTTGTATGTGTGCCTGCTTACCAGAACGGCATTGCTAGCATGCCAGCTGGCTTGCCGGGCGTTTGCACTACAACCGCAATGGCACACGCTGCAACGCCGTCCGATTTGAGTAATCTGTTGCCGAAGAAGGCGGGCAACGATGACCAGCCAATATCTACGGATGTGGGACTGGACGATGATCTCAGCGATTTGGAATCGGATATTACAAATGTTGAGGAGGACGAGGACACGCGTTTGAGTGCCGATGAGCTGCAAAAGAAACTCGACAAGATCTTGCGTGCGTCCATGAATTGCAAAGAGCTGCTCGAGAAGAGCACCAATCAGTTGCGTGCCACATGTTTCGGACAAGATCGTTTCTGGCGACGCTATTGGAAGTTGCCGAAGGCAGGTGGTATCTTCATTGAAGCGTTGGAATCTGCACAGAACGATATATTCCACTATCAGGAAATTTTGGAAGTGGAGGCTGAGGAGGCGCGTGCCGCTAAACTATTGAACGGCGAAAGTGAGGCTAAGCAGGAGTGCAAGGAAGAGGATGCCGAAGAGGCTGATGACGAAGGTGCAGACACAGAGAATGCCGATGAAGGCGCTGAAGTCGATTCTAAGGAGAGTGGGAACGCATGTAAAAATACTGAGGAGGAAGATAAAAGCATGGAAGCCACAGCTACAACGTTAACAGCGAAAGAGTCTGAGGAAAAGATGCAAGTCGATGACGTAGCCGAAGTGACCACACCCACTCCAAGtgtcatcaacaacaacaacaataccaatggTAATGTCTGCAACATGACACCTACAGCGGTGATTGACGATGACGACGATGACGTTGTGTTGACCAGCAAAGACGAACCGGAGATTGTTGATTTGCgcgatgatgatgacgacgatGATGACGTCGTACACACCGCCACCATACCGGCGCCGAAGCGCATGGACATTGATGTGGACAACTACATGAGCAAAAAGCCACATGTCGATGCGGCCACCATCTCCACCAAGACCGACTTTGAGGCAGAGATCAAAATACCAGCCATACCAGCTCAATTCAATGCAGCCATTgccgctgctgccgccgccgcagcTGCTGCAGCCAATGCCAATGCCACAAATACCACGGTGACAAATGCTATTGGCGATAAAAACTGTGATAAAAATGAGATTGCAATGTTGACGTCGTCAGCGTCTGGTTCAGCGTCGCCGATGACGATGCCAACACCGACATCAACTCCAATGCCGATGCCAATGCCATTACCGATGCCGCTGCCAGCAGCAACGGGCTTGCCAGTTAGCGCCAACAACACAATAGTCAgctacaacagcaataacaacagtatCAACACAATAACCAGTGGTACAGGCAGCACCGTTGGTGTAATGGATGTGAGCAGCACGACAGCCGCGATTATAGATAGCGTCGTGAAGGCCGAGGACTTAAAGAAGGAGGACGACTGCATTATCGTGTCGGCCACGAGCGGCGATGATGCGCTCTTCAAACAGCCG ACACAGGGCCATCCGTGGGAGGTGCAGAATGTCGTACCATTTTTCAACGTGACACTGGACGAATGCAAAGTGGACCCGACGAAATTCGTGCAGGAGTGCATACTCTCGCTTTCGGGCCTCGATGAGAAACAGATGGAGGCGAAGATACGTGAATATGAGGAAAAAATGGTATTGGCAGCGAGCGCGCCATCCGAAGGCGCAGATGCAGATACAGCGGTGGCATCACCGTTTGACTCAAAAAACTGCCTTCCTCGTCAGCGATTAAAGAGTGAGGAAGCCGCGGAGAGCGGTGATGAGGAGGAAGAGGATGAGCAAAAGTACGAAAGTGACTGCAAACCATCCACCTCGGCGGCGGCTGCTGCGAAATCAACCTCGTCACCAGTCATCAAAACCGACGCAGTGAAAAGTGAGGAGAATGATGAAGAACGCACCGAAGAGAAGAAATTCTTTCCATATTTAAATGACACAAAAGTCGAGAGCGGTGTTGATTGTAAGCCGCACAAGGACGTCAACGATGCTGCCGCCGGCGAAGCCAAAGAGCACGACTTCAACACAGTCAGACTGGAAATACGCATGGACGATATCGCCGGCATGTCCATACAGAATTTAGCCAATATGTCACTGCAAAATCTCACCACATTCCTGCAATACGACGTGCAAACGCCGCTCTCAATGACACCGGAAGAGCAACTGCAATTGGAGAAGGTGAAGAAGGAGGGTTTCCCCAAAAAGTTGGTCGGTTCATATGTATCACGTGACCGACGCTACGGCTGGTGGAAAGTGGACACCTTCGAAATGTTGCAGCGCGTCATCGATTCGCTCGATCCGAGTGGTTTACGCGAACGCGATTTGCAAGAGAATCTCTTACGCTTCATGCAACAAGAAGATCCGCCCACCATCGGCATCAAATATCCGTTAGCCAGCAAACCCGGAGAAGATGTGCCATATCTGCAACCGGACAAGCCACACGACTGGAATCCCAAGATAGCCAAACGCACCGAACTGGCGCTGCTCGATCAACTCGAAGCGCTGGAGGACAAAATCGCCAGTGCCTCCATGCAACTGAAGAACTGGCAGCTACCGCCGCGCATCGAAAACGAGATCAATCTCGAGTTGGAGGATGTCACCGAGGAAGATTTCATCAGCATCATACCAATGATACGCGAACGCATCATCGATCTGGAGGCGAACATTGAGCGTCGCTACTTGAAACCGCCGCTCGGCTCGCAAACCGGCGACGCGCATTTGGCAGTGATCGCACAAAATCAGCACACCACCACACAGACACAGAACTCGGCGGCCGCTGCAGCGTTCCtcttgcaaatgcaacaacaacaggcagctgccgcacaacaacaactcatcAATATGCAATCACAACAAACCCAGAACGTCATCAACGCGTCGGCATTCAATGAGCGCGCTATGGCTATAGCGGCTGCCAATGCCGCCgcagccgctgctgctgctggcaaTGCGAGCGGCGATGCTGCGGGCGGTCACACAGCCAATACGAGCGGCAACAATTCGGGCGGCGATTCTCCGGCAAGCAATTGTGACAGCGAGAAGGACGAGAAGGTGGAGAATGTGCCGAAGGGCTTGGCTTCGTGGCGTGATGCAGTCTCACGTTCGCACACCACCGCACAGCTGGCGATGGCGCTCTACGTGCTGGAGTCGTGTGTGGCCTGGGACAAGAGCATAATGAAAGCG TACTGTCAGTTTTGTACATCTGGCGAGAATGAGGATAAATTGCTGTTATGCGACGGCTGCGACAAAGGCTATCACACCTATTGCTTCAAACCGAAAATGGACAATATACCCGATGGTGATTG GTATTGTTATGAGTGTGTCAATAAGGCGACGAACGAACGCAAATGCATTGTCTGCGGTGGTTTGCGGCCCTCACCCGTTGGTAAAATGATCTATTGCGATTTGTGTCCGCGTGCCTATCATGCCGATTGCTACATACCGCCGTTGTTGAAAGTGCCGCGCGGCAAGTGGTACTGTCACGGTTGCATCACGAAGGCACCACCGCCGAAGAAGCGCACGAGTAGCAAGCCGCGACGTGATCGTGACTCCTCAAAGCGACGCGATCGTCATAGCAACTCGTCAACATCATCGAACAtagatttgcaacaacaacaccaacaacagcagcaacaacatcaccAGTACCAACATCAGtcacagcatcaacaacaacaccatcaaTTACAGCTCCAACAACAGGCTGCGGTTCTAGCGCAGGCGCAGGCCATGGCAGCTGCCTCGGCGGAACACCACCTGCACAATTCATCACAGCTATCGCTGAATTCGTCGCATGACGAGTCGATGACGTCGTTACCGACGCCGCTCAG TCCAGCGCATTCGATTGCTTCCACCTCATTCGATGAACAGCACAATAATTCGATTGATGCGACGCGTTTTCAGtatcagcatcaacaacaacaccaacaacatcaacagcagcaacagtatCAACAAATGGTTGGTGGTAACGCAACCACTCTTGCGGTGGGTATGCCTGTTGGCGTTGGTGTAGGTAAGGGCGCTCCAACAACCATGTTGCCAGATGCTAGTGGCACAACATCGTTGGTGCATAACAATATGATCGGTGCACATTTGACGAACAATGACCACGCGACAACAGATAGTTGCGTAGATGGCGCGCCTGCAAATGCTCTATTGAATCCGATAACTGGTAGCGTCATGCCACCCATGTTCAACAACGCGGCACCGAGTGGCTACGCCACGCCTCCATCATCACAGTTGTCACAAACTCCACATGCACCACTGTCAGCCGGTGGCGCGTTGGTGCCACACGTTACGCCAACCACCTTGCCAACAGTAAGTACCGCCGTGGGTGGCGCGTCCCCCATGCCCGTAAACTACATGCCGCTAACAGCCAGTCAGCAACAGCAACTCGCTCAACTGCAAATGAACAGTAATGGTGGCGTGCAGTTGCCACCGCCATCATCACCATACAATGCAACGGCACAATCGCCGTTGCCGCCGCCGACATTGCTGCCGCCCACCAGCGCCATCAGTACATCGCCACAACCAGCCACAACACTACCGCTCATTATGCCTCCAACCGGCATGGttcaacagcaacaccaacagccACAATTGTCGCCGCTGCTGCAATCGTCGATTTTGTCGCCCCAACACAGCAGCAATCATGTACCGACAGCCAACCAAATGCACTCGCCACGTGCCAGCACGCCAACGCAGCACTCACCACAAACGGTGGGCCACAACTCGCAGTCGCAATCGCCGGCCACGCATCAATTTGGCGGCCTCTCGCCGATGAGTCAATGCGGCACACCACAACCACCACCGCCGTTGAATATACACGCGGTTCAGGAGGCAAAAGAGAAGCTGAAGCAGGAAAAGAAGGAGAAGCACGCCACCAAGAAGCTGATGAAGGAGCTGGCCATATGCAAGACATTGCTGGGCGAAATGGAG TTGCACGAAGATTCGTGGCCATTTTTGTTGCCAGTGAATACCAAACAATTTCCGACTTATCGTAAGATAATTAAAAATCCAATGGACTTATCCACCATCAAGAAACGCTTACAGGACTTGAC CTATAAAAGTCGCGAAGATTTCTGCGTCGACGTCCGTCAAATATTCGATAACTGTGAAATGTTCAACGAGGACGACTCGCCGGTCGGCAAAGCGGGTCATGGCATGCGCAAATTTTTCGAACTGCGCTGGGCTGAGTTGACCGACAAGCACTCATGA